The following DNA comes from Noviherbaspirillum sp. L7-7A.
TCCATGATGACCTGCGACTCGAACAGCGGGCCGTTCTCGGTTTCGCAGTAGGGGATCTTGCCCAGGGGCGACTTCTCCATGAGCGCGGCGGAACGGTCTGCCCAGACCAGCTCTTCCTCGAACTCGACGCCTTTTTCCAGCAGCGCGAGCTTGACCTTGTTGTGGTAATTGCTGAGAGCGAATCCGCATAGCTTGAACATCTGATCTCCTTGATTTGTTGTTGGATGCAGGGGCCGGCGCCAGGGGCACGGGCCGCGCCGCAGGAATAGTAACCGCAGCAACCCGCCGGCACAATCGCACGACCATGCTTTTCAAGCATGCCGGGCGCGGTATATGATCCTCCATCCCAACCACCCTTCCCGCGACATGACCGCTGAACTCAAGGCTTCCCGACAGGACGCCACGCTGATTCTCACCCTGTCCAATCCGGGTGCGAAAAACGCCCTGCACCCCGACATGTATGCCGCCGCCGTGGAATCGCTGGCCACCGTGGAGCGTGACAGCTCGATACGCGCGGTGGTGCTGACCGGCGCCGACAACTTCTTCTGCGCCGGCGGCAACCTGAACCGGTTGCTGGAAAACCGCGGCAAGGACAAGACCGTGCAGGCCGACTCCATCGACCAGCTCAACGGCTGGACCGATGCGATACGCAACTGCCCCAAGCCGGTGATCGCGGCCGTGGATGGCGCCGCGGCAGGCGCCGGCTTTTCGCTCGCGCTGGCATGCGACCTGATCGTCGCCGGCGCGTCGGCCAAGTTCGTGATGGCTTATGTGAAGGTCGGGCTGACGCCGGACGGCGGCGGCTCGTGGTTCCTGTCGCATGCGCTGCCGCGCCAGCTCGCCACCGAGATCATGATCGAGGGCAAGCCGGTGGCTGCAGGCCGCCTGCATGAACTCGGCGTGGTCAACCGCGTGGTGGCGGACGGCACCGCGCTGGAGCAGGCGCTGGCATGGGCCGAAGAACTGGCCGCCCTGTCGCCCAATGCCACCGGACGCATCAAGACCCTGGCGCGCGACGCCTGCGACAATACCCTGGACGAGCACTTCAAGGCCGAGAAGCACAACTTCGTCGAAAGCCTGCATCACCGCGATGCGCAGGAAGGCATCAGCGCCTTTCTGGAAAAGCGCAAGCCGCAGTACAAATAAACGCACACCATGACGACAGCAAAGCGACGCCGCATCTACCTGATGCGGCACGGGAACGTGACCTATTTCGACGATGCGGGCAAGCCTTATCTGCCCGAAGCGGTGCCATTGAATGAACAGGGCCGCGCGCAGGCCGAAGCGGCCGGAAGGGTGTTCGCAAGCGATGGCGTGCGCTTCGATCGCGTGATCGTGTCCGGCCTGCCGCGCACGGTGGAAACGGCACAGGGCGTGCTGGCCCAGACCGGGCAGGACATTGCGCTTGAAATCTGGCCCGAGCTGGTGGAGATCCGCGGCGGCAAGCTGGCATCGATTGCCGACGCCGACCTGCAGGAAGCATTCACCGGCGCATTCGAAGGCGTGGTGCCGGAGCACAGGCGCTTCCTGAACGGCGAATCCATCGGCGAGCTGATGGACCGGGTGCATCCGGCGCTGGAACGGCTGCGCCAGGACAGCGACTGGGACACGGCACTGATGGTGCTGCATGGCGGCGTCAACCGCGCCATCCTGTCGCTGGCGCTCACCGGCGAGCGCCTGTTCCTTGGCAACCTTGCGCAGACCGCAGGCTGCATCAACGCGCTGGACGTGGGCACGCATGCAAAGGACTGGGTGGTGCGCTTCGTCAACTACGCCGCACCTGCCGTGCTGCAGGACGACACCCGCAGCACCACGATGGAAATTCTGCTCGAACAATACCGCAAGTCACGACGCTAAACCCCGCGGCAAAAACGTCGTCCGATTAGTACGATCGTACGATTTTATGCGGTAGAATGCCCCGACAACAAGATTCCGACTCACATGTGGGAGACACGATGTACGAAGAATTCATGGGCACCAAGCCGGTGTCGGATCGCCAGAAATTTGATGTCGACGCGCTGCAGGCGTACATGCAGCAGCACGTGGAAGGCTACCCGGGACAGCTGAACGTCGAGCAGTTCAAGGGCGGCCAATCCAACCCCACCTTCAAGCTCACCGCAGACGGCCGCAGCTATGTATTGCGCACTAAGCCGGGCCCGGCCGCCAAGCTGCTGCCATCGGCCCATGCGATCGACCGCGAGTTCCGCGTGATGAATGCACTGAACCGGGCCGGCTTCCCGGCGCCGCGCCAGTATGCGCTGTGCACCGACGAATCTGTGATCGGCCGCGCCTTCTACGTGATGGACTTCGTACAGGGCCGCGTGCTGTGGGACCAGTCCATGCCGGGCATGAGCAACGAGGAACGCGCTGCCTACTACGACGAGATGAATCGCGTGATCGCGCAGCTGCACACCATCGACTACAAGGCCATCGGCCTGGAAAGCTTCGGCAAGCCGGGCAACTACTTTTCCCGC
Coding sequences within:
- a CDS encoding histidine phosphatase family protein, whose product is MTTAKRRRIYLMRHGNVTYFDDAGKPYLPEAVPLNEQGRAQAEAAGRVFASDGVRFDRVIVSGLPRTVETAQGVLAQTGQDIALEIWPELVEIRGGKLASIADADLQEAFTGAFEGVVPEHRRFLNGESIGELMDRVHPALERLRQDSDWDTALMVLHGGVNRAILSLALTGERLFLGNLAQTAGCINALDVGTHAKDWVVRFVNYAAPAVLQDDTRSTTMEILLEQYRKSRR
- a CDS encoding oxepin-CoA hydrolase, alternative type, producing MTAELKASRQDATLILTLSNPGAKNALHPDMYAAAVESLATVERDSSIRAVVLTGADNFFCAGGNLNRLLENRGKDKTVQADSIDQLNGWTDAIRNCPKPVIAAVDGAAAGAGFSLALACDLIVAGASAKFVMAYVKVGLTPDGGGSWFLSHALPRQLATEIMIEGKPVAAGRLHELGVVNRVVADGTALEQALAWAEELAALSPNATGRIKTLARDACDNTLDEHFKAEKHNFVESLHHRDAQEGISAFLEKRKPQYK